From Pseudodesulfovibrio nedwellii:
CCGCCTAGGCCGAGGGCTGCGCCGGAGAGTTTGCGCATGGAGAACCGTTCGTCTGCCGTGAAAAAGTGGGCCACCAGTATGGTGAAGGCTGGAGTTGTGGCATTGATGACCGCGGCCAGTCCGCTTTCGATGTATTGCTGCCCCCAGACAATGAGGAAAAATGGAAGGGCCGTGTTGAATGTGCCAAGAACGGCGAGTTGCCGCCAGCGGTGTAAATGAACACGGGCATTTTGTCGGGTTATGAAAACCACAGCTATTAAACCGAGACTTCCTATCGAGATGCGTCCGAAGACAACCAGCATCGGCGGTAGTTCTCGCAGAGCTATTTCGTTGAAGAAGAACCCGCCACCCCAGATGATGGAAAGAGTGATGAGCATCAGCCATTCTGTGAGAGTCATGCTTTGTATACCGCGTGGTGTCATGGTGCCCTTGTGCCTGTGAATTTGAGCTTATTCAAGCGGATATCGGAGTTGGCTTTCACGAAAGTATGCGACTGCAGATAAAAAAATCCGCCTGTCCAGATAAGGACAGGCGGATATGTATGGCTGGTGAGGCTAGCCTTAGAAGCTATAACCGAGAGCCGCGCGCATTTCTGCGGGGATCATGGCATCCTGTCCAGGCTCAAGAGCCTTCCAGGGAGCACCGGCTTCCTTGCGGGATGCCTTGACTTCTTCGAGGTCGAAGCCGTAGCGGGGCACGTCAAACTGCTGGCCGGGGTAGATCATGTCAGGATTGTTGATCTTGTCACGGTTAGCCTTGAAAATCAGGGGCCACATGAAGGGATCGTTGTACACATGCTTGTATTCGGAGATCCACCACAGGCATTCGCCCTTGGTCACAGTGTGTGTCACCGGGAGAGAATCGTATTCAGCTTTGTAGACCTGCATGGGGTCGACAATAACGACTTCTTCAACAATAACTTCTTTTTCCTCAACGATAACCACTTCTGGCTCGGTTTGGACTTTTTTGGCGCAGCCCCAGGCAAAGACAAGGCACAGGGCGATTGCGAGTAAAATCAGCTTCTTCATTGTGGGCCTCCTCAAAAAGATCGCATTTTGCAGATTCCAGTGTGAAAACTGGGTCAAGTATTTATTCTAGTTGCCCAATTATCAATAATTTTCTTTTCTTGCAACACTATTTTGCTGGTTGGGTTCTCGGCAAAGGCTTTCTCCGCTGCCTCACCCGCCTCTTTCATCCACCCTCCCATACGCAGGCTCTGACTGGCAAGGACGAACATGCGTTCTGGCTCATTCCCATAAATGGCAGAGATCAGATGGTCGTATTCGGTGCCGAAAACCGCCTTAACTAATTCGTTTTGTGAGAAAATGTATCGTGCAAGTAACACGTTCTCACTATACCTGTGAAGGTAAAACGGAAGAAGCTGTCGGCACTTGTCGATAATGAATCGGATGCGGTCAATTTCGCGGCGCATGGATTCTTCGGTCTGATTGAGAATCTGAAAAAGTTGATCCGTAATATCTTTTTCTGACTCGCTCAGATCTCCCTCGTGGAGTTTATGGAACCATGGTGCGTAGTTTTGTTTTTGATAGGCGTCTTCCTTGAGTTTGGTCGCTTCATGGAAGATGTAGCCGAGTGCCCAGTCCAAAAACTTTCCGCCCAATTGTGAGTGCGGATCATTACGAAAGACGTGATGAGCCGTGTCTTTCATGCGCCAGAGCAGCCCTTTGTTCATTTCAAGACCCACGAGGTCCTTGATTACTTCAAACTTTACGGTTCCGTTTTTGTCGAACCCGATGAATTGAAGTTCAAGCTGCTCGCAAGCCTGGCAGAAAAATTTGAACAAATCCCGCACGAACTCGGGATGTTTTGTCTGTATCCACGCTTTTGACATGTCTATTCCTTATGCAGGGAAGATGACATCTATCCGTGCACCGCCGTTTTCGCCGTTGCTCAGATGCATCTCGATGCCGTGGCTTTCGAAGATGGTGGAAACCAGTGCCAGACCGAGGCCGGTACCGGAATCCTTGGTTGTGAAGAAGGGGTCGCGGACTTGATCCAGATGCTCGGGTGAAAATCCCGGTCCTGTGTCGAGAAGAATGACATGGAGGCGTCCGTGCCCTCGTGCCGCGTTGATGGACAACTCACCATCACCATTCATGGCCTGAAGAGCATTGGCCACGAGATTGTAAAAGGCGCGGTACAGAAGATCCTTATCACCTTTGGCCGACATATCGTCGCAGTATTTTCGTTCAATGGTTACACCGAGTTTTTCGCATTCCGGTTCCATGAAAATGGAGACTTGCTCCAAGATGGAGTCCACTTTGACAGGGAGCATGGACGGCTTCTTGGGGCGGGCGTAATCAAGGAATTCGGTCACGGTCCGAGAGAGGCGTTTGGCCTCTTCATGGAGGGCTTCAAGAATACGAGTGGAGGAACTGCCCTCTTTTTTTGCTCGTTTCAGAATGAGCTCGGAGCTGGAGCAGATGATGCCGAGCGGGTTGCGGATTTCATGCGCAACACCCGCGACCATGCGGCCCATGCCTGCCAGTTTTTCCTGCTGTTGCAATTCAAAAATGAGTTTTTCCT
This genomic window contains:
- a CDS encoding LysM peptidoglycan-binding domain-containing protein: MKKLILLAIALCLVFAWGCAKKVQTEPEVVIVEEKEVIVEEVVIVDPMQVYKAEYDSLPVTHTVTKGECLWWISEYKHVYNDPFMWPLIFKANRDKINNPDMIYPGQQFDVPRYGFDLEEVKASRKEAGAPWKALEPGQDAMIPAEMRAALGYSF